The DNA region TCCAGTTCCAGCCGGTACTCGCCAGAGATGGGGTCAAGGCGGTCGAACTCGGCCCCGACCGCCCGGCTCGCGGCCTCCAGGTCCTCCACCGTGACGGGCTGCTCGTCGAGGCGGTCCATGCGGATGACCACGATGGGTCGCCGCCCGGGATTCTGCACCTGCACGTCGAGCACCTCGAAGCCCAGGGGCCGCAGGACCCCGTCGGCAAGCCCGTGCAGGTTGCTTGAGTTGTTGGCTGCGTTGTTATTCATATTGTCGGCCACCTCGGCGGCGGCCCTCCACCACCCCCTCCACGAAAAAGGGTGGGCCACCACTCGCCCACCCCTCGTTCGAGGAATTGCCCGGTAAGTATACCCGAAATGTGGGCTGGGGCGGGGAAACGGGTCACAAAGGGGGGAGTGATCGGTGGAGAGTGGAGCCCCTCGTCAAAGCTCTTGCTTCAGCCTCCTTTCCCACTGACCACTCACCACGAACCACTCACCGGTGCGCGTCGATCACGATCACCCCGTCCTGGAGCCTCGCCTGCTCCGCCCCCTCGTGGCCGTCGAGCCGCCGCATGTTGCTCAGGCTGCTGCCCTCGGGGGCGCGGGCCACGGCGTCGCCGATGCGGATTTGCGCGCTGGCGATGGGGCGGGCCCACACGATGGCGTCGGCGTTCCCGCCGTACCCCGCGTGGACGACCCCGCGCAGGGCGCCCATGACGATCACGTCGCCGCCCGCCACGATCTCGGCGCCGGGGTTCACGTCCCCGAGGACCACCACGCTGCCCCGGTACTCGCCCCGGAAGCCCGCCCGGACGCCGTGCGGCAGGATCACCGTGCGGGCGCTGCCGTCGTCGCCCGGGGCGCTGGGGACCGTCACGCGGGGGGCGCGGACCCGGCCCAGGGTGCCGCCCGCCGCCCGGATGGCGCCCAGGGCCGTCTCCAGCGCGGCGGGATCGGTGTCCCCCTGAATCTCGATGGTCACGTTGGAGCCCAGCAGCTCCGCGCGGGAGGCGAGGGCGTGCGAGACGCCGGAGGCCGTGTCGCCCGGTTCGAGGAGGAGATTGAGACCGCCGAGCGTGCCGCGAAGCTTCATGATCTTCACTCTAGCGGGTGGGCCGTCGCCCCTGGAGGCTCCCGGCAAGCTCTCACATTCGGGGATGCAGGGGGCGGCAGGCATGGTGTAGACTGACCCTCATGTCGATTCAGGAGGGCACCCTTGGTGCAGCTTGACCCCGGCGCGGTCGTCGAGGGCCGTGTCACGCGCGTCACCGACTTCGGTGCGTTTGTCCAGTTCGAGAACGGCGAGACCGGCCTCGTCCACATCTCGCAGATCGCGCACTCCTTCGTGCGGAACATCCACGACCACGTCCGCGAAGGCGAGAACGTGGAGGTCAAGGTGCTGGGCCGCGACGAGCGGGGCCGCCTCGACCTCTCCATCAAGGAGCTGCTGGAAGAACCCGAGGAGATCCCGCGCCCCCGCGCCATCGGCCGCCAGAGCCCCCAATTCGAGGCCAAGCTGCGCTCCTTCATGCGCGACGCCAAGGAACGTGGCGGCGGTGGTGGTGGCGGCGGCAAGAAGGGCCCCGCGACCTCCAAGCGCAAGAAGTAGACCACACGAGCAGGGCCACAATTCAAAGCAGGAAAAGCAGGAAAGGACACTCCCGGCCGGTGGGTGTCCTTTCGTTTCGGGTGCTGGGCGCCTGTGGCGAGGAGGCGCAGGGGGTTCACGACAGGGCGCCAGCTTGCGGCGTGTCGTAGGAGGCGGTCTACTGAGAGCCCCCATGCACACCCCTGACACAGACGTCATCGTCGTCGGCGCCGGAATCGCCGGACTCGTCGCCGCCGCCGAGATCGCCGACGCCGGGCGTCGCGTCCTCCTCCTCGAACAGGAGGGCGAGCAAAGCTTAGGCGGGCAGGCTTACTGGTCCTTCGGCGGCCTCTTCCTGATCGACTCGCCCGAGCAGCGCAGGCTGGGTATCCGCGATTCCCGCGAACTCGCCGGGCGCGACTGGTCGGCGACGGCGGGCTTCGACCGCCCGGAGGACCACTGGCCGCGTCGCTGGGCGCAGGCCTACCTCGACTTCGCGGCGGGGGAGAAGCGGTCGTGGCTGGCCGGGCAGGGGGTACGGTTCTTCCCCGCCGTCGGCTGGGCCGAGCGCGGCGGGCAGGGGGCGGACGCGCCGGGCAACAGCGTCCCGCGCTTCCACATCACCTGGGGCACCGGGCCGGGCGTGGTCGAGCCCTTCGAGCGGCGGGTGCGCGAACACGTCCGGGCGGGGCGGATCAGCCTCCGCTTCCGCCACCGGGTGCGCGGCCTGAACATTACGGACGGCGTCGTCCACGGTGTCTACGGCGACGTGCTCGAATCCTCGGACGTGGCGCGCGGTGAGGCGAGTTCGCGGGTGGTGGTGGACGACTTCAGCCTGAACGCGGGGGCGGTCGTCGTCACCTCGGGCGGCATTGGCGGCAACTTCGACCTCGTGCGGGGAAACTGGCCGGTGGACCGGATGGGTCCTCCCCCGAAGTTCATGGTGGCCGGGGTGCCCCAGCACGTGGACGGCGAGTTGCAGGCGACCCTGGCGAGAGGGGGCGCCAGCCTCATCCACCCCGACCGCATGTGGCACTACACCGAGGGGTTGCGGAACTGGAACCCGGTCTGGCCGGGGCACGGCATCCGCATCCTGCCCGGCCCCAGCAGCCTGTGGCTCGACCCGACCGGCAAGCGCCTGCCCTTCCCGCACTACCCCGGCTTCGACAGCCTCGCCACGCTGACGCACATCACCCGCAGCGGCTATCCGCACACCT from Deinococcus aetherius includes:
- the rimP gene encoding ribosome maturation factor RimP, translating into MNNNAANNSSNLHGLADGVLRPLGFEVLDVQVQNPGRRPIVVIRMDRLDEQPVTVEDLEAASRAVGAEFDRLDPISGEYRLELESPGAKRPLTRARHFERMVGLKARVRGEGHAFTAPIKAVQGEQVTFDCEGEDVTLTVGTFQGNLAEFPDRHR
- a CDS encoding FAD-binding dehydrogenase; protein product: MHTPDTDVIVVGAGIAGLVAAAEIADAGRRVLLLEQEGEQSLGGQAYWSFGGLFLIDSPEQRRLGIRDSRELAGRDWSATAGFDRPEDHWPRRWAQAYLDFAAGEKRSWLAGQGVRFFPAVGWAERGGQGADAPGNSVPRFHITWGTGPGVVEPFERRVREHVRAGRISLRFRHRVRGLNITDGVVHGVYGDVLESSDVARGEASSRVVVDDFSLNAGAVVVTSGGIGGNFDLVRGNWPVDRMGPPPKFMVAGVPQHVDGELQATLARGGASLIHPDRMWHYTEGLRNWNPVWPGHGIRILPGPSSLWLDPTGKRLPFPHYPGFDSLATLTHITRSGYPHTWFLLNRRIIKKEFGLSGSEQNPDLTGRDVRLVLRRVTGKVPAPVQAFMDHGEDFVIRDNLRDLVAGMNALVGTGDVDYATVEREVQGRDAQLANEVGKDTQLALVRGARGLRSERLMRVSPPAPILDPAGGPLIAVRLNILTRKTLGGLETDLQGRVLRPGGDVIPGLYAAGEVAGFGGGGMHGYRSLEGTFLGGCLFSGRVAGRASAAAV
- a CDS encoding septum site-determining protein MinC — protein: MKLRGTLGGLNLLLEPGDTASGVSHALASRAELLGSNVTIEIQGDTDPAALETALGAIRAAGGTLGRVRAPRVTVPSAPGDDGSARTVILPHGVRAGFRGEYRGSVVVLGDVNPGAEIVAGGDVIVMGALRGVVHAGYGGNADAIVWARPIASAQIRIGDAVARAPEGSSLSNMRRLDGHEGAEQARLQDGVIVIDAHR
- a CDS encoding S1 RNA-binding domain-containing protein, with product MVQLDPGAVVEGRVTRVTDFGAFVQFENGETGLVHISQIAHSFVRNIHDHVREGENVEVKVLGRDERGRLDLSIKELLEEPEEIPRPRAIGRQSPQFEAKLRSFMRDAKERGGGGGGGGKKGPATSKRKK